One Campylobacter sp. RM16192 genomic region harbors:
- a CDS encoding MBOAT family O-acyltransferase yields MNLFSIEFAVSFFIFWLFYYFFNSNIKAQKWLILGFSYLFLGLAGLKFLIINIIFSLIIYKFAKKIYDTNSSSSLFLGIVFVVLTLAFFKYNGFFELNFGTIKFENIALPLGVSFYSFMSIILLVDSYNQEIDKPNLLDTLLFLSFFAVIISGPILKPKPFFEKLNSKKEFSEESKIFTLLTLAIIKKLLIANHLFDIINPIFQAPNSLATSELIATLFGYSIMLYCDFSGYVDFVLALGLMCGFNLPTNFNRPFAALNLKEFWQNWHISLMNFFKNYIYIPLGGSRGGTLLTQINVLIVFFISGIWHGAGINFLIWGLMHGLGVIFLNLTKELDLLVFDCLKRFFTFVFVSFIWIFFVTDFIGMLRFLKAISTNLEGDRLNIIAVFAIAFLFTFIYSKINLKSLLFTFFQKINLFFSTIFLAIFGLIVYFLMPSGMPNFIYQGF; encoded by the coding sequence ATGAATCTTTTTTCTATAGAATTTGCGGTATCTTTCTTTATTTTTTGGTTGTTTTATTATTTTTTCAACTCAAATATAAAAGCTCAAAAATGGCTAATCCTTGGCTTTTCATATCTATTTTTAGGACTGGCTGGACTTAAATTCCTAATTATAAATATAATTTTTAGCCTGATTATATATAAATTTGCGAAAAAAATTTATGATACAAATTCCTCTTCTAGTCTATTTTTAGGTATTGTTTTTGTAGTTTTAACTCTTGCATTTTTCAAATATAACGGTTTTTTTGAACTTAATTTCGGAACTATAAAATTTGAAAACATAGCTCTGCCCCTTGGAGTTTCGTTTTACTCATTTATGAGTATAATCTTACTTGTAGATAGCTATAACCAAGAAATAGATAAACCAAATTTGCTCGATACTCTTTTGTTTTTGAGCTTTTTTGCAGTTATTATCTCAGGACCAATTTTAAAGCCTAAGCCATTTTTTGAAAAGCTAAACTCTAAAAAAGAATTTAGCGAAGAGAGTAAGATATTTACCCTACTTACGCTAGCAATTATTAAAAAATTACTAATAGCAAACCATCTTTTTGATATTATAAATCCTATCTTCCAAGCGCCAAATTCACTTGCAACATCAGAACTTATAGCCACTCTATTTGGTTATTCAATTATGCTTTATTGCGATTTTAGTGGATACGTGGATTTTGTTTTAGCTTTGGGATTGATGTGCGGATTTAATCTACCAACAAATTTCAATCGCCCTTTTGCAGCCTTAAATTTAAAAGAATTTTGGCAAAACTGGCATATATCTTTAATGAATTTTTTTAAAAACTACATTTACATACCCCTTGGAGGCAGCAGGGGTGGAACGCTATTAACTCAAATAAATGTATTGATAGTATTTTTTATATCTGGAATATGGCATGGAGCCGGGATAAATTTCTTAATCTGGGGACTAATGCATGGACTTGGAGTTATTTTTTTAAACTTAACAAAGGAATTGGATCTGCTGGTGTTTGATTGTTTAAAAAGATTTTTTACATTTGTCTTTGTTAGTTTTATATGGATATTTTTTGTAACAGATTTTATCGGAATGTTAAGATTTTTAAAAGCAATAAGTACAAATTTAGAAGGCGATCGTCTAAATATTATAGCTGTTTTTGCCATAGCCTTTTTATTTACTTTTATATATTCAAAAATAAATTTAAAATCTTTGCTGTTTACTTTTTTTCAAAAAATCAATCTATTTTTTAGTACAATTTTTTTGGCTATATTTGGATTGATTGTATATTTTTTAATGCCTAGTGGTATGCCAAATTTTATATATCAAGGATTTTAA
- the modA gene encoding molybdate ABC transporter substrate-binding protein, whose product MKKTFFSLVLAAIATFNLNAGEINVFAAANVTYAFDELKAEFAKTNPDTKVTVTLGGSGALTTQIKNGAPADVFMAANMKFVENLDEAGFSATRPIVYAQGMLALFSIRDIDFTKGIKAVEGLKAVAIALPESAPYGKASIEALKKDGIFNKVEKNIIYTKSISEALSSALSAADAGFIAASAMYDPKMAKYKEGKNFILVNPALYTPIDQGVILLKRGEKNPEAKAFYDFILSERAKEIFRKFGYNI is encoded by the coding sequence ATGAAAAAAACTTTCTTTTCGTTAGTTTTAGCGGCAATCGCGACTTTTAATCTAAACGCTGGCGAGATCAACGTATTTGCCGCAGCAAACGTAACTTATGCGTTTGATGAGCTAAAGGCTGAATTTGCCAAGACAAATCCGGACACAAAAGTAACCGTAACGCTTGGCGGAAGCGGCGCTTTGACAACTCAGATCAAAAACGGTGCGCCTGCTGATGTGTTTATGGCGGCAAATATGAAATTTGTTGAAAATCTCGATGAAGCTGGCTTTTCTGCGACTCGCCCGATAGTTTATGCTCAGGGCATGCTTGCGCTATTTAGTATCCGCGACATAGATTTTACAAAAGGCATCAAAGCGGTTGAGGGATTAAAAGCCGTTGCTATCGCACTTCCTGAGTCAGCTCCTTACGGTAAGGCAAGTATTGAAGCGCTTAAAAAAGATGGAATTTTTAATAAGGTTGAAAAAAACATCATCTACACAAAATCGATTTCAGAGGCTCTAAGCTCGGCTCTTAGCGCAGCGGATGCGGGATTTATAGCGGCTAGCGCGATGTACGATCCGAAAATGGCCAAGTATAAAGAGGGTAAAAATTTCATCTTAGTTAATCCTGCTCTTTACACTCCGATCGATCAAGGCGTAATCCTTCTAAAACGCGGCGAGAAAAATCCTGAGGCTAAAGCATTTTACGACTTTATCCTAAGCGAAAGAGCAAAAGAGATCTTTAGAAAATTCGGATATAACATATAA
- a CDS encoding redoxin family protein, which yields MAVKDINGNEVDFLNLIKNKNCVVIAYPKMGESGKFLPEELKQTKGLTGCTNQCKAYQANLSEVAKIGFEVITVGALSIEKTKEFKEALGVNFSFFSDQDFELEKALNLETFSTGDGKKFYHRQTLVVKDGKIIKRFNRISEPENDVKNVIEIIKSQI from the coding sequence ATGGCTGTAAAAGATATAAACGGAAACGAAGTTGATTTTTTAAACCTGATTAAAAATAAAAACTGCGTTGTTATCGCCTATCCAAAAATGGGCGAGAGCGGGAAATTTCTGCCTGAAGAGCTAAAACAAACTAAAGGCTTAACGGGTTGCACAAACCAATGCAAAGCTTACCAAGCAAATCTTAGTGAAGTAGCTAAAATTGGCTTTGAAGTTATCACGGTTGGAGCTTTAAGTATAGAAAAAACAAAAGAGTTTAAAGAGGCTTTAGGAGTAAATTTTAGCTTTTTTAGCGATCAGGATTTCGAGCTTGAAAAGGCGCTAAATTTAGAAACTTTTAGCACGGGTGATGGCAAGAAATTTTATCACCGCCAAACTCTCGTCGTAAAAGACGGTAAAATCATAAAAAGATTTAATAGAATAAGCGAACCAGAAAATGATGTAAAAAATGTCATAGAAATAATAAAAAGTCAAATATAG
- a CDS encoding ABC transporter ATP-binding protein, translating into MIKCRCKKILNGSSGQFCLDIDLDIKKGEFVALYGKSGSGKTTLLRLLAGFETPDSGTIEVRDKLFFDGVKALPPQKRNIGFLFQDYALFENMNVLKNLLFANNDLELANHLLDLVELTSLKNAQISKLSGGQKQRVALARALMRKPEIMLLDEPLSALDISMREKLQDYLLKIHREFDMTTILVSHDIAEIYKLTSKVFVLSEGVIERCGSAGEIFLKHSNSQKLSFHAKILEIQKRDCIYVAITLVGQQLCEVVLSHQEVANLKAGDEATLSAKAFAATLRKSKSDV; encoded by the coding sequence GTGATTAAATGTAGATGTAAAAAGATATTAAACGGCTCTAGCGGACAGTTTTGCCTTGATATTGATCTAGATATCAAAAAGGGCGAATTCGTAGCACTTTACGGCAAAAGCGGTAGCGGTAAAACCACTCTTTTACGCTTGCTAGCAGGCTTTGAAACCCCAGATAGCGGCACGATAGAGGTTAGAGATAAGCTCTTCTTTGACGGAGTTAAGGCTCTGCCGCCTCAAAAGAGAAATATCGGATTTTTGTTTCAGGATTACGCTCTTTTTGAAAATATGAACGTGCTTAAAAATCTGCTTTTTGCAAACAACGACTTAGAGCTTGCAAACCACTTGCTTGATCTAGTCGAGCTAACATCACTTAAAAACGCTCAAATTTCAAAGCTCTCAGGCGGTCAAAAGCAGCGTGTGGCGCTTGCAAGGGCACTTATGCGAAAGCCTGAAATCATGCTGCTTGACGAACCGCTTTCTGCGCTTGATATATCTATGCGCGAGAAGTTGCAAGACTATCTGCTTAAAATTCACCGCGAATTTGATATGACGACCATCTTGGTAAGCCACGACATAGCTGAAATTTATAAACTTACTTCAAAGGTATTTGTCCTAAGCGAAGGTGTGATAGAGCGCTGCGGAAGCGCCGGCGAGATATTTTTAAAGCATTCAAATTCTCAAAAGCTTAGCTTTCATGCCAAAATTTTAGAAATTCAAAAGCGCGACTGCATTTATGTGGCGATCACTCTTGTCGGACAGCAGCTTTGCGAAGTAGTCTTAAGCCATCAGGAAGTGGCAAATCTAAAAGCGGGCGATGAGGCTACGCTTAGCGCAAAAGCATTTGCGGCAACTCTTAGAAAAAGCAAAAGCGATGTTTGA
- a CDS encoding MlaA family lipoprotein, whose translation MKFIFSFLLSFIILFANDMSEFDDEFKDRTEVFDPLSRYNRTMTNVNDFLYENLLNPTLKGYNYIVPHPAREAIDNFFDNLMFPIRFVNNILQFKFKFAGEEALRFIANTIVGFGGLTDGAKYYNLQRHNEDFGQTLGYWGVGSGFHIVLPILGPSNLRDIFGLAGDYLSNPITYIEPQTSSNGIKIYQKSNNISLDVDAYNRLKKDAIDLYPFLRDAYEQRRNYLIKE comes from the coding sequence ATGAAATTTATTTTCTCTTTTTTACTCAGTTTTATCATTTTATTTGCAAATGATATGAGTGAATTTGATGATGAATTCAAAGATAGGACAGAAGTTTTTGATCCATTGTCCAGATATAATAGGACTATGACTAATGTCAATGATTTTTTGTATGAAAATTTATTAAATCCAACACTCAAAGGGTATAATTATATTGTCCCGCATCCTGCCAGAGAGGCTATTGATAATTTTTTTGATAATTTAATGTTTCCTATTCGATTTGTAAATAATATTTTGCAATTTAAATTTAAGTTTGCCGGAGAAGAGGCTTTAAGATTTATTGCTAATACTATAGTAGGTTTTGGCGGACTTACGGATGGGGCCAAATATTATAATTTACAGCGCCATAATGAAGACTTTGGTCAAACGCTTGGATATTGGGGAGTTGGAAGCGGTTTTCATATAGTTTTACCAATTTTAGGACCTTCAAATTTACGTGATATTTTTGGTCTTGCAGGGGATTATTTGTCAAACCCTATCACATATATAGAGCCTCAAACGTCTTCAAATGGGATAAAAATTTATCAAAAATCTAATAATATCTCTTTAGATGTTGATGCATACAACAGACTAAAAAAAGACGCCATAGATCTATATCCGTTTTTGCGCGATGCTTATGAGCAGCGCAGAAACTACTTAATAAAGGAGTAG
- a CDS encoding TOBE domain-containing protein translates to MKADVSLELFLDSGVPVLAKHINLLKAVDETKSITKAAEFVGISYKNAWDSLDALNNRSEKPLISRAQGNKKNSGSELTEYGRKMISVYEAMLASQKVFLEKVCSNIDISTNEIVNLQRMSMNLSARNQLSCEIIKIKTGAVNSDIIAKLSNGEILHAAVTVESEKNLNLKVGKKVVFIFKAPSVMLAKDENLNISVANQLKGKVIEAKIGSVSAEIVLEINNHQTITAIITKDSAMEMKIGVGDELTAVIKSSQIIIGV, encoded by the coding sequence ATGAAAGCCGATGTAAGTTTAGAACTATTTTTAGATAGTGGAGTGCCTGTTTTAGCTAAACATATAAACCTTCTCAAGGCTGTAGATGAAACAAAAAGCATAACAAAAGCGGCCGAGTTTGTAGGAATTTCATATAAAAATGCCTGGGATAGTCTTGACGCGCTAAATAACCGTTCGGAAAAACCGCTTATATCAAGAGCGCAGGGCAATAAGAAAAATAGCGGAAGTGAGTTGACCGAGTATGGAAGAAAGATGATAAGCGTGTACGAAGCTATGCTTGCATCTCAAAAAGTATTTTTGGAAAAAGTATGTTCAAATATTGATATCTCAACTAATGAAATAGTAAATTTACAACGTATGAGCATGAATTTGAGTGCTAGAAATCAATTATCATGCGAGATAATTAAAATTAAAACAGGAGCCGTAAATTCAGACATAATAGCCAAACTATCAAATGGCGAAATTTTACATGCCGCCGTTACTGTAGAATCAGAAAAAAATTTAAATTTAAAAGTCGGCAAAAAAGTAGTATTTATATTTAAAGCTCCAAGCGTTATGCTTGCTAAGGACGAAAATCTAAACATAAGTGTGGCAAATCAGCTAAAAGGCAAGGTGATAGAGGCTAAAATCGGCTCGGTAAGCGCTGAAATAGTCCTTGAGATAAACAATCATCAAACCATCACCGCAATCATAACAAAAGATAGCGCAATGGAGATGAAAATAGGCGTTGGCGACGAACTAACAGCCGTAATCAAATCAAGTCAAATCATAATAGGAGTATAA
- a CDS encoding TOBE domain-containing protein, translating to MLKAQVSNIISSEDVNIFEFTSGDMNFCMLGLENLDKFKIGDSVTLGFKSSDVIIATTPLKNCSLTNEIKATISNLTKGNITSVLHLKSLNFEFESIITTKSCERLNLKQNDEIYAYVKATSLYISGKNSD from the coding sequence ATGTTAAAGGCCCAAGTTTCAAATATCATCAGTAGCGAAGATGTAAATATCTTTGAATTTACGTCAGGCGATATGAATTTTTGCATGCTTGGACTTGAAAATTTGGACAAATTTAAAATCGGCGATAGTGTCACACTAGGCTTTAAAAGCTCGGATGTCATCATCGCAACGACTCCTTTGAAAAACTGCTCGCTTACAAACGAGATAAAAGCGACAATCTCAAATTTAACCAAAGGCAATATCACAAGCGTTTTGCATTTAAAGTCTTTAAATTTCGAATTTGAAAGCATAATAACGACAAAATCTTGCGAGAGGTTAAATCTTAAACAAAATGACGAAATTTACGCTTACGTAAAAGCCACTTCACTTTATATCAGCGGTAAAAATAGTGATTAA
- the modB gene encoding molybdate ABC transporter permease subunit, with product MFDISSIDFTPFYLSLKLAFITTIILFFATLPLAYWLSRSNFKAKPIIESIVALPLVLPPSVLGFYMLVFLSPYNFFGKFMEENFDIRLVFNFSGLVIASCIYSLPFMFQPLQAGFSSLPKSLFEASYSLGKGKWATMFLVALPNIKPSLLTALIVSFAHTLGEFGVVLMIGGSVGDKTKVASIAIYEAVELMDYTKAHVYSALMLIISFVVLFLVYFFNAKQKKA from the coding sequence ATGTTTGATATATCAAGTATTGATTTTACGCCGTTTTATCTATCGTTAAAACTAGCTTTTATCACGACGATTATATTGTTTTTTGCCACGCTGCCGCTTGCCTACTGGCTAAGCAGATCAAATTTCAAAGCCAAACCGATAATCGAGTCCATAGTGGCTCTTCCGCTTGTTTTGCCACCATCGGTGCTTGGATTTTACATGCTTGTATTTCTTTCGCCGTACAATTTCTTTGGAAAATTTATGGAAGAAAATTTCGATATACGCTTGGTTTTTAACTTCTCAGGACTTGTTATAGCAAGCTGTATCTACTCGCTTCCGTTTATGTTTCAGCCGTTGCAAGCCGGGTTTTCAAGCCTACCAAAGAGCCTTTTTGAGGCTAGCTACTCGCTTGGTAAAGGCAAATGGGCTACTATGTTTTTAGTTGCGTTGCCAAACATAAAACCTTCGCTATTAACTGCGCTTATCGTTAGTTTTGCTCATACTTTGGGCGAATTTGGCGTGGTGCTGATGATCGGAGGAAGTGTCGGAGACAAGACAAAGGTTGCAAGTATCGCGATTTATGAAGCGGTTGAGCTGATGGACTATACGAAAGCGCATGTTTATTCCGCACTCATGCTGATAATCAGCTTTGTGGTGTTATTTTTAGTCTATTTCTTTAACGCTAAGCAGAAAAAAGCCTAA
- a CDS encoding MlaC/ttg2D family ABC transporter substrate-binding protein, whose amino-acid sequence MNFLKFVFFLFFSVSLFAISESEIKPSIQKATDDAIVVLKDQNLNKDEKSVKIFKIFDPFFDYKQMAKISLSKRYNTLSEAQKEQFEKVFESRLKNSYVDKLLSYTDQSINLKDVTKPNENRYWLNGDVVSSGKEHPFIYKFYNAKEKGWLIYDLDILGVSIVQTYRSQFGSLLENGTFEDLINILETVNLPEDSK is encoded by the coding sequence ATGAATTTTTTAAAATTTGTATTTTTTCTGTTTTTTTCAGTATCGCTTTTTGCGATTAGTGAGAGTGAAATAAAACCAAGCATTCAAAAAGCCACAGATGATGCAATAGTGGTATTGAAGGATCAAAATTTAAATAAAGATGAAAAATCTGTTAAAATTTTTAAAATTTTTGATCCTTTTTTTGATTATAAACAAATGGCTAAAATTAGCCTTTCAAAGCGATATAATACTCTTAGCGAAGCTCAAAAAGAGCAGTTTGAAAAAGTCTTTGAATCTAGGCTTAAAAACTCTTATGTAGATAAGCTTTTAAGCTATACTGATCAGTCTATAAATTTAAAAGATGTTACAAAGCCAAATGAAAATAGATATTGGCTTAATGGAGACGTTGTTAGCTCCGGTAAAGAGCATCCTTTCATATATAAATTTTATAATGCAAAGGAGAAAGGCTGGCTGATATATGATCTTGATATACTCGGAGTTAGTATAGTGCAGACATACAGAAGTCAGTTTGGTAGTCTTCTTGAAAACGGAACTTTTGAGGATTTAATAAATATACTTGAAACGGTAAATTTACCTGAAGACAGCAAATAG